One region of Pseudomonas glycinae genomic DNA includes:
- a CDS encoding HAD family hydrolase encodes MRLALFDLDNTLLGGDSDHAWGDYLCERGFLDPIAYKTRNDEFYQDYLAGKLDNAAYLNFCLEILGRTEMAVLEQWHNDYMRDCIEPIVLPKALELLKKHRDAGDKLVIITATNRFVTAPIAVRLGVETLIATECEMQDGRYTGRSTDVPCFREGKVTRLNRWLEETGHSLEGSYFYSDSMNDLPLLEQVANPVAVDPDPNLRAEAEKRGWPVISLRD; translated from the coding sequence ATGCGCCTGGCTTTATTCGATTTGGACAACACCCTTCTGGGCGGCGACAGCGATCACGCCTGGGGTGACTATCTGTGCGAGCGCGGCTTCCTCGACCCGATCGCCTACAAGACACGCAACGACGAGTTCTACCAGGATTACCTGGCCGGCAAACTGGATAACGCGGCCTACCTGAACTTCTGCCTGGAAATCCTCGGCCGCACCGAGATGGCCGTGCTTGAGCAATGGCACAACGATTACATGCGCGACTGCATCGAGCCGATCGTTCTGCCCAAGGCGCTTGAGCTGCTGAAAAAGCACCGTGATGCCGGCGACAAACTGGTGATCATCACTGCCACCAACCGCTTCGTCACCGCACCGATCGCCGTGCGCCTGGGCGTCGAAACCCTGATCGCCACCGAGTGCGAAATGCAGGACGGCCGCTACACCGGACGCAGCACCGACGTGCCGTGCTTTCGCGAAGGCAAGGTGACGCGCCTGAACCGCTGGCTGGAGGAAACCGGGCATTCGCTGGAAGGCAGCTATTTCTACAGCGACTCGATGAATGACCTGCCACTGCTGGAGCAGGTGGCGAATCCTGTGGCGGTCGATCCGGATCCGAACCTGCGGGCCGAAGCCGAGAAACGTGGCTGGCCGGTAATCAGTCTGCGCGACTGA
- a CDS encoding RNA pyrophosphohydrolase, which translates to MIDPDGFRPNVGIILTNDAGQVLWARRINQDAWQFPQGGINPEETPEDALYRELNEEVGLEREDVEILACTRGWLRYRLPQRLVRTHSQPLCIGQKQKWFLLRLISNEQRVRMDLTGKPEFDGWRWVSYWYPLGQVVTFKREVYRRALKELAPRLLARD; encoded by the coding sequence GTGATCGACCCCGATGGTTTCCGCCCTAATGTCGGGATCATTCTGACGAATGACGCCGGCCAGGTGCTATGGGCTCGCCGTATCAATCAAGATGCCTGGCAGTTTCCACAAGGGGGAATCAACCCCGAGGAGACGCCCGAAGACGCCTTGTACCGCGAGCTGAACGAAGAAGTTGGCCTGGAACGCGAAGATGTTGAAATTCTCGCCTGTACCCGGGGCTGGTTGCGCTATCGTTTGCCGCAACGTCTGGTGCGAACCCACAGCCAACCGCTGTGCATCGGCCAGAAACAGAAGTGGTTTCTCCTGCGCCTGATCTCCAACGAGCAGCGGGTGCGGATGGATTTGACCGGTAAACCGGAGTTCGATGGCTGGCGCTGGGTCAGTTATTGGTATCCGTTGGGCCAGGTGGTGACATTCAAGCGCGAAGTGTATCGCCGCGCTCTCAAAGAGCTTGCCCCGCGCCTTTTAGCGCGCGACTGA
- the ptsP gene encoding phosphoenolpyruvate--protein phosphotransferase: MLNTLRKIVQEVNSAKDLKAALGIIVLRVKEAMGSQVCSVYLLDPETNRFVLMATEGLNKRSIGKVSMAPNEGLVGLVGTREEPLNLENAADHPRYRYFAETGEERYASFLGAPIIHHRRVVGVLVIQQKERRQFDEGEEAFLVTMSAQLAGVIAHAEATGSIRGLGRQGKGIQEAKFVGVPGSPGAAVGTAVVMLPPADLDVVPDKTITDIDAELALFKTAIEGVRADMRALSAKLATQLRPEERALFDVYLMMLDDASLGSEITNVIKTGQWAQGALRQVVTDHVNRFDLMDDEYLRERASDVKDLGRRLLAYLQEERQQNLVYPEKTILVSEELTPAMLGEVPEGTLVGLVSVLGSGNSHVAILARAMGIPTVMGLVDLPYAKVDGIDMIVDGTKGEVYTNPSEVLRKQFTEVVEEEKQLALGLDTLRDLPCVTLDGHRMPLWVNTGLLADVARAQKRGAEGVGLYRTEVPFMINQRFPSEKEQLAIYREQLAAFHPQPVTMRSLDIGGDKSLSYFPIKEDNPFLGWRGIRVTLDHPEIFLVQTRAMLKASEGLNNLRILLPMISGIHELEEALHLIHRAWGEVRDEGTDVPMPPVGVMIEIPAAVYQTRELARMVDFLSVGSNDLTQYLLAVDRNNPRVADLYDYLHPAVLQALQTVVRDAHAEGKPVSICGEMAGDPAAAVLLMAMGFDSLSMNATNLPKVKWMLRQINLSKARDLLAELMTIDNPQVIHSSLQLALKNLGLAKMVNPAAVKSL, encoded by the coding sequence ATGCTCAATACGCTGCGCAAGATCGTCCAGGAAGTTAACTCCGCCAAGGATCTCAAGGCGGCGTTGGGGATTATTGTGTTGCGCGTCAAAGAGGCCATGGGCAGCCAGGTCTGCTCGGTCTACCTGCTTGATCCAGAGACCAACCGCTTCGTGCTGATGGCCACCGAGGGCTTGAACAAGCGCTCGATCGGCAAGGTCAGCATGGCACCCAACGAAGGTCTGGTCGGCCTGGTCGGCACGCGTGAAGAACCCCTGAACCTCGAAAACGCCGCGGATCACCCGCGCTACCGCTACTTCGCCGAGACCGGCGAGGAGCGCTACGCCTCGTTCCTCGGGGCGCCGATCATTCACCACCGCCGCGTCGTCGGCGTGTTGGTCATCCAGCAGAAAGAACGCCGCCAGTTCGATGAGGGTGAAGAAGCCTTCCTCGTGACCATGAGCGCGCAGCTCGCGGGCGTAATCGCTCACGCCGAGGCCACAGGTTCCATCCGTGGTCTGGGCCGTCAGGGCAAGGGCATTCAGGAAGCCAAGTTCGTCGGCGTGCCGGGTTCACCGGGTGCGGCGGTCGGTACCGCGGTGGTCATGTTGCCACCGGCGGATCTGGACGTGGTGCCGGACAAAACCATCACCGACATCGACGCGGAGCTGGCGCTGTTCAAGACCGCCATCGAAGGCGTGCGCGCCGACATGCGTGCGTTGTCGGCCAAACTGGCGACCCAGCTGCGTCCGGAAGAGCGCGCGCTGTTCGACGTCTATCTGATGATGCTCGACGATGCCTCGCTGGGCAGCGAAATCACCAACGTGATCAAGACCGGTCAATGGGCCCAGGGCGCGCTGCGCCAGGTCGTGACCGATCACGTCAATCGCTTCGATTTGATGGACGACGAGTACTTGCGTGAGCGGGCGTCGGACGTCAAGGACCTCGGCCGCCGGCTGCTCGCCTATCTGCAGGAGGAGCGCCAGCAAAACCTGGTCTACCCGGAAAAAACCATTCTGGTCAGCGAAGAACTGACGCCGGCGATGCTCGGCGAGGTGCCGGAAGGCACGCTGGTCGGTCTGGTCTCGGTACTGGGCTCGGGCAACTCCCACGTTGCGATCCTCGCCCGGGCCATGGGTATCCCGACGGTGATGGGCCTGGTCGACCTGCCATACGCCAAGGTTGACGGCATCGACATGATCGTCGATGGCACCAAGGGTGAGGTCTACACCAACCCCAGCGAAGTGCTGCGCAAGCAGTTCACCGAGGTGGTGGAGGAAGAGAAGCAACTGGCGCTGGGTCTCGATACCCTGCGCGACCTGCCGTGCGTGACCCTTGATGGCCACCGCATGCCGCTGTGGGTCAACACCGGCCTGCTGGCGGACGTGGCGCGGGCGCAGAAGCGCGGCGCCGAAGGTGTCGGTCTGTACCGCACCGAAGTGCCGTTCATGATCAACCAGCGCTTCCCGAGCGAGAAGGAACAACTGGCGATCTACCGCGAGCAGCTCGCCGCGTTCCACCCGCAACCGGTGACCATGCGCAGCCTGGACATTGGCGGCGACAAGTCGCTGTCGTACTTCCCGATCAAGGAAGACAACCCGTTCCTCGGCTGGCGCGGGATCCGCGTCACCCTCGACCACCCGGAAATCTTCCTGGTGCAGACCCGCGCGATGCTCAAGGCCAGCGAAGGCCTGAACAACCTGCGGATCCTGCTGCCGATGATCTCCGGCATCCACGAGCTCGAAGAGGCGCTGCACCTGATCCACCGGGCCTGGGGTGAAGTGCGCGACGAAGGCACCGACGTGCCGATGCCGCCGGTGGGCGTGATGATCGAAATTCCGGCGGCGGTTTACCAGACCCGGGAACTGGCGCGGATGGTGGACTTCCTGTCGGTCGGCTCCAACGACCTGACCCAGTACCTGCTGGCGGTGGACCGCAACAACCCACGGGTGGCCGATCTCTACGACTACCTGCACCCGGCGGTGCTGCAAGCCCTGCAAACCGTGGTGCGCGACGCCCATGCCGAAGGCAAGCCGGTGAGCATCTGCGGCGAGATGGCCGGTGACCCGGCGGCAGCGGTGCTGTTGATGGCGATGGGCTTCGACAGCCTGTCGATGAACGCCACCAACCTGCCGAAGGTGAAGTGGATGCTGCGTCAGATCAACCTGAGCAAGGCCAGGGATCTGCTGGCGGAACTGATGACCATCGACAACCCGCAGGTGATCCACAGCTCGCTGCAACTGGCGTTGAAGAATCTTGGGTTGGCGAAGATGGTCAATCCGGCGGCGGTCAAATCCCTCTGA
- a CDS encoding NRDE family protein produces the protein MCLIVFAWRPGHAQPLIVAANRDEFYARPSLPLAQWPESPQVHAGRDLEAGGTWLGLGANGRFAALTNIRDPHQPPARRSRGELVAGFLTENLSIDDYLSDVVARSPDYAGFNLLLGNANELWHFNARSSEPVMLQPGVYGLSNAGLDTPWPKLLKAKAALSAVLDDPQPERLLALLSDAQTAPFADLPDTGVGLATESLLSSVFIASQSYGTRASTALIVQADGTRRMVERSFGPYGGHLGEVEILI, from the coding sequence ATGTGCCTGATTGTTTTCGCTTGGCGGCCGGGGCATGCCCAGCCGCTGATCGTCGCGGCCAACCGTGACGAATTCTACGCCCGGCCCAGCCTGCCGCTGGCGCAATGGCCCGAGTCGCCGCAGGTTCATGCCGGACGGGACCTTGAGGCGGGGGGAACCTGGCTCGGACTGGGTGCCAACGGTCGTTTCGCGGCGCTGACCAACATTCGCGATCCGCATCAGCCGCCGGCTCGACGTTCTCGGGGCGAGCTGGTGGCGGGATTTCTGACCGAAAACCTGTCGATCGATGACTATTTGTCCGACGTTGTCGCCCGTTCGCCGGACTATGCCGGCTTCAACCTGCTTCTGGGCAATGCCAACGAGCTGTGGCACTTCAATGCGCGGTCTTCGGAACCGGTGATGTTGCAGCCCGGCGTCTATGGTCTGTCCAACGCCGGGCTGGATACACCGTGGCCGAAACTGCTCAAGGCCAAAGCGGCATTGAGTGCCGTGCTGGATGATCCGCAGCCCGAGCGGTTGTTGGCTTTATTGAGCGATGCGCAAACGGCACCGTTTGCCGATCTGCCGGACACCGGCGTGGGGCTGGCGACCGAGTCGTTGTTGTCGAGTGTGTTTATTGCCAGCCAGAGTTACGGGACGCGGGCGAGTACGGCGTTGATCGTGCAGGCTGATGGGACGCGGCGGATGGTGGAGCGCAGTTTCGGGCCGTATGGCGGGCACTTGGGGGAAGTGGAAATTCTGATTTAG
- a CDS encoding sulfite exporter TauE/SafE family protein, producing the protein MEFLLYLALGACAGVLAGLFGVGGGIIIVPVLVFSFTLQGFDPSILTHLAVGTSLATIIFTSVNAVREHHRRGAVRWPIFKWMTVGILLGAGFGALTAEAISGPNLQKIIGVFALVIAAQLALDVKPKASRTVPGKLGLTVAGSVIGWASAIFGIGGGSLTVPFLTWRSVPMQQAVATSSACGLPIAVASAISFMILGWHDPLLPAHSLGFVYLPALLGIALTSMVFARLGARLAHRLSPKLLKRLFAALLFCVGLSFLF; encoded by the coding sequence ATGGAATTTCTGCTCTATCTGGCGCTGGGCGCCTGTGCGGGCGTACTGGCCGGGCTGTTCGGGGTGGGCGGCGGGATCATCATCGTCCCGGTGCTGGTGTTCAGTTTCACCTTGCAGGGCTTCGATCCGTCGATCCTGACCCATCTGGCGGTCGGCACGTCCCTGGCGACGATCATCTTTACCTCGGTCAATGCCGTGCGCGAGCATCATCGACGCGGCGCGGTGCGCTGGCCGATCTTCAAGTGGATGACCGTTGGCATTCTGCTCGGCGCCGGTTTCGGTGCATTGACCGCCGAAGCGATCTCCGGACCCAACCTGCAAAAGATCATCGGTGTGTTCGCCCTGGTGATCGCGGCGCAGCTGGCGCTGGACGTCAAGCCCAAGGCCAGCCGAACGGTGCCGGGTAAACTCGGTCTGACCGTGGCCGGCAGTGTGATCGGCTGGGCATCGGCGATTTTCGGGATTGGCGGCGGCTCGCTGACCGTGCCGTTCCTGACATGGCGCAGCGTGCCGATGCAGCAGGCGGTGGCGACCTCGTCGGCCTGCGGTCTGCCGATTGCTGTGGCCAGTGCAATAAGTTTCATGATTCTGGGCTGGCATGATCCGTTGCTGCCGGCCCATAGTCTCGGTTTTGTGTATTTGCCGGCACTGCTCGGCATTGCGCTGACCAGCATGGTGTTCGCCCGTCTCGGCGCGCGGCTGGCGCACAGGCTGTCGCCGAAGTTGCTGAAACGGCTGTTCGCGGCTTTGCTGTTTTGCGTGGGCCTGAGCTTTCTGTTCTGA